Genomic window (Bacteroidales bacterium):
ACTTTTTGTATCCACTCATCTGCAACGCTGTTTCCTTTTGAAGCACAATATGTTGCACCTGCTGTTGTTGTAGGGTTAACTGTATTGCTTGCAGCTGATATATTTCCTGCTGCATCATAAGCTTTTATATAAAAACTATAAGAAGTCGAAGGGCTTAATCCTGAAACTGTATAGCTTAAATTCGCAGTTGATGCAATATTTGTACCTCCTTGATAAATATAATAACCTGCAACCCCTACATCATCTGTTGATGCTGTCCAGTTTAAATTTAATGAAGTTGATGTTATATTTGAAGTTGTTAAACTTGCAGGAGCTGTCGGAGCTTGAGTATCGGGAACACTTAAAGTCGTAATGTTAACTGTGTTGCTTGCAGTTGAAACATTCCCTGCCGCATCTTTTGCTTTTACATAAAATGAATATGATGTTGATGCCGTAAGGCTGTTGACTGTATAAGATGTACCGGTTGTGTTAATGAGAAAAACACCGTCTTTATAAATATCATATCCGGTAACACCTACATTATCAGTTGCTGCTGTCCATGATAACAGAACACTTGTTTGTGTAATATTAGAACTTGTTAAATTCGCAGGAGCAGTCGGTGCTTGCAAATCACCCCCGTCTTGAATGTTAACCGTATAATCTTCAACTTCTCCGTAAGAGAATGCTTCACATGAGGTCGGGATTCCGTTATATTTCATAGAGATTCTCATTCTTGTTTCTCCGTTTATTGCAGAAGCAGAAACTGTAAATGAACCATTTATGGGAGTGTCTTTTGTAGCAGCTAATGAGAAAACTTGTTCTCCTGCATCTGCAAAATCGCCGTCTTGGTTATAGTCGATCCAAACTGAATAACCTTCGGAATAAACAGTACCTGACCATGCAGGAGTAATTGTAATACTTGCACTATTTCCTTTATATAAAGGTGTAGAAAGATAAGTAAAATCACCATATCCTGCATTTGCTCCTGAGTTATTATCAATATCACCGCATATTACTCTGTCAATCCATTCATCGGCAACACTATTTCCTTTTGAAGTACAATAAGAGATGCCTCCTGATTGAGTTGTAACACTAACTGTATTGCTTTGTGATGATGTATTTCCTGCTGCATCTGTTGCAATAACATAAAATTGATAAGTGGTAGCAGCTGATAATCCGTTAACAGTATAAGAAGTTCCTGTAACTGAAGTTAATAAGGTTCCGTCTTTATATATTTTATATCCGGTAACACCTACATTATCAGTAGATGCAGTCCAAGATAAATCGACACTGATTTGAGTTACATTTGCAAATGCTAAACTTGAAGGAGCCGTAGGTGCTTGCGTATCTGCCTCTACTGCTGTAGTAACAGATATTGTATTGCTTGCATTTGATTTATTTCCGGCAGCATCATAAGCTTTTACATAAAAACTGTACTGAGTTTCGGGTGTAAGACCTGTTACACTTGCAGATGTTCCGGTAACTGTTCCTAAACTTGTTCCGTCTTTGAAAACTTCATATCCTGTTACAGCTACATTGTCTGTTGATGCAGTCCATGAAATAGTAAGGCTGTTAGATGTAACACTTGATGAGCTTAAGTTTGAAGGAGCCGTAGGTGCTTGTGTGTCTCCTGCATTTATTATGTTAACTGTGTAATCTTCAACTTCACCGTATGAGAATGCTTCGCACTGTGTAGGAATAGCATTATATTTCATTGAAACTCTCATTCTTGTATTTCCTAATATTGTTCCGGAGGGTATAGTAATTGTTCCGGAAACAGAAGTTGATTGAGATGCGGCATTTGAGAAAACTAATTCATTTGTATCGTTAAAATCACCATCTTGGTTTATATCAATCCAAACAGCGTAGCCTTCAGAATATGTTTGACCTCCCCAAGCAGGGTATATTGTAATTGTTTCCGGGGTTCCTTCTGCAATATCAAAAGACATAGAAGTAAAGTCGGCATAACCTCCGTTTGCTCCGGATGTATTATCAATTGTTCCTATTGTTACTCTGTTTATCCATTCATCAGCAACTGAATTGCCTGCTGAAGCACAATAAGAAACTCCTGTTGTTGTTGCATTGCCCGACAGTTCAGTTGTGTTGTAGCAATTATCTGCGGTATTATACTCATATACAGCAAAATAATAAGTTGTGCCTTGAGTTAGACCACTAATACTTACTGAACTTCCCGTACCTCTGTATAAAACATAATTTCCTGTTCCTATTTGACTCCCTGAGCCGAAAACAGAATTTGAAGTATATGATGTTCCTGAAACCGGATCAGCATTTACAACAGATGCTTCATGAGCAACTAACATAACGCTGTTTCCGCTTCCTCGTGTCCATGAAATTGTCATAGTATTATCTCCGATTGAATTTGCAGAAAAATTGCTTGCTTGTGAGGAAGGAGGGGTACACGATGCTTCATCAATCGTAAAAGCAGCAATTTGTGTTCCGTGTGTTGAACTTCCCATATATTCTGATGTGTACCAAAATGTTTTTCCGTCTGATGGATCTACTGAAATATTTGAATAGTCTCCCCAACGTTCTGCGGCTGTTTGAGAATATTGTCCTGTTTTTATTACTGTTTCAGCAACATCCATTACTCCTGAGGGTGCATTTGATGTTTGTCCGCAATATCTTATTCCCGGGTAAGTTGAAGTTCCGTTTGATACAGCATAACCCATTCCGATTTGACCTAAATCATTCATTGCTATACTTGCATTCCACCGACTTATGTTATCAGGATTATAAGTTCCTTGTTGTGCAATAGACCAGCCAGATCCTGTATTTTCTAATTCGTACCATCTGATTGCAGACTCTGTAGAAGTTTCGGCAATTGTGTGTGTACAAACTATTTTTTGAGTTCCTGAAAAGTTTCGATATTGTGCTCTGTACATTAATACCGTTGAAATTGCATCAAGTTTTTGAGTTGTTCCCGGTTGAGGAATATTTTTCCAATCACTTGTAAAATTACCGCTGAATGAGTTTACATTTATTGTTTGTGTACGTACAAAAGTAGAATTTGAAGGAGTAATCCAGTCAGCATTTAATTCATAGATATATAGTGCATCGGAAGGATTGTTTTGTCCGTTATCTGCAATTGTAATAAATTGTCCGGGTGTTCCTGCAGGAGCCCACAGTCCGTCATTGTCGAGGGGCTGAATACAGTGAAACCCGTCAAAAGTACTCGGTCTGTTCGGGTTATCAAATGCTATCATTTGAGGGTTCGGATCACCGGCAATCATTTTGCTTCTTTCAAAAACATAAACATCGTTTCCGTTACTTGTATTTGTTGACATATAATAACCGTCTTGCCAAATACCGAATTTCATATAGTCAGGTGTGTCGTCAACATCAAAAGACCAAGAGTACCATGTGCCTGTAGGATCGTTTGTGGTTGAAACAGCAATTAACATATAATCGTTTGCTCCTCCGAGAGAAAATTCAGAGTAGAACCATCTGTCTGCTTGTTCGTCCCAAAGAACAATCGGGTCTCCGTCGTTATAGCCGGCACCCGGAAGAGTTGAGTTGAAAATAGAGTTTAATGCAGACGGTCCGGCTACTTTAACACCGTCAGATTTGTTATAAATTGCATAAGTTAAGTTTACGACTTGAAAATAGTGGTTAGGCCCGGCTGTTCCGTTACAATCCGGAGGGTATGAACTGCTGTTTTGACCGACATAATTTTTAAGCAGCCCTTTTGAATTTTTAATCCGGCCTTGTTCTTTCTGAACATTCGGGTCAACAGGCATACTTTTAAAATCCGGAGGAGTAATACTCGGGTCAATTATCCTGTCTCGATGTTTGTTCATATAAAATTCTTCGTATTGTTTTTCAAAACCGGTAATAACAGGGTTGTCTTTTAATGGTTTTGTAATTTCAAATCCAACGGGTTTTTTTATTACAGTCGGATAAACTTTATTTTGTGCAAATATTTGATTGTGTGTAATAAATGCAAAAATTAAAATCAGAATTAGTAAACTTCTTTGTTTCATAGGAATATTATTTAATTTACTTTATTGAAATATTTTCTTTAAATGTTTTGTCTGTTTCAGACATTTTATTGTTCTTTTCTCTGTTAATTTGAATTATATTATTATCAATATTATTTTTGTTCTCTTTTTCCCTTTCAGGAAGTGCATCAAATCTAATTTGTTTACCGTCCCACCATATCGGTTTACCGGAATTATTCAAATCGTTTTCATTAAACATGAAGTTGTCTAACTTTGAATCAAAGTCATAAGAGAGTACTTCTTTCGGATTATTCGGGTTTTCATAAGCTTTTCTGACTGCAACAGCAATCCAAGTAAATTGTATGTTTCCTTTACCTGAGTTATTTTCGGCAACTCCGAAGCCTGATGTTTTTAAGCTTGTAAGATGAATACCTTGTGTTTCTCCTATTGGTGTAACAGTTACAATTACAGGGATTTTATCTGAAATAATATTTTTATATTTTTCATCAAATGTTATTGATGCTTTTCCGTTTAATAACTGCCCGGTACCTCTTAAATATATATCGGCACTTGTTGAAACAGGAACATAAGTAGGTATTCTTTCGTTATTTCCGTTATTTTCAAGCGAAACTATAAGGTTGTTTGTATATGTTTTTCCGCTAATGTATTGAGCAAAACGTTCTCCTTTTGTAATTGTACCGTAAATATTCCCTTTGAACCATGCACCTGCTAAATCTCCATAGCTTCCTACTCCTATTCCTATTTTATTATTCTTTCCGCCACCGCTACCATAGGTTGTTGTACCGTTTGCATAGACACCGTAAGTGGTTAAAGTACTACTTCTATATGCGAGGCTTCCCCAGTAAGAACCAAGTCTTTCAGCACCTAATATCCCACCTGAACGACCGTTATTGTCATCCCAAAAATGACCTGTTACACCAAAAGTCCAAGAATCTCCGTATGAGGTATAGCCTTCAACAGCTTCATTTGTTCCTGTAACAGAGTAATCTGTTCCGTCATTTTGAGCAACGCAACTCCTCCATGCATAAATAGTTGACTGATCGTCTCCGTCAGCAGCATCTTCTTTGTGATAAAAGAAGTTTGCTGTAGGAATTGAATGCCCCAAAACTCCGTAGCTGTTCGCAGCAGTTCCGTCATGATGGTAGCCGATAACACCGTAGCCTGCATCAGAACCGCCGATAACACCGTCACCGTTTCCTGAATAAATAATTGATGACAAATTACTTCCGAGGCCGAGAACTGCATTGCCGTCAGATGTTCTTGCTACTGAATATAGTCCCCAGCATTGATCTGCGGCTGTTACTCCGTCGGTTCCGGCAAGGACTTGTATTCCGTAAACGGTTTCTGCACTGTCAACTTCTGCTCTGATTCCCCAAGAGTATGTACCGACTCCTTTTGTAGATGCATATGTGTCAATACCTTCTGAATCTTGTGTATTTCCGATAGCATAAAATGCACCACCTATTGTGTAGCCCCTGTTTTGAGTACCTTCTTTATATTTTGAATATCCTTTTACGGCGGTTTGATTTCCTGTTTTTGTAACATCTACGATTAGCTGACTGTAAAGACCTGAGTGTGAAGTTGTTGCATTGTCATAGCAATAGTAGTACCCTGCTGTCCAAACATCAGAATAACCGATAATAGCAGCGGTGTTTGCATCTCTTCCTGTTCTTCCGAAAATTGCTGTTCTGTTTTTGTCTTCAACCATACCGTAAACAGCAGTTCCGTCAATTGATAAGTCGCTTAATGCGTTAGTGTAATTTCCGTTATAGCCGAGATATCCGTATGTTTGACTTCCTAAAACATCCGAAAATCCTACAACTGCACTTGTAGGTGATGTTGCAGAAGAGGTAACAAAGTAACCTCCGTATTGGTTTAAACTTCCGTTGTAATAGAATCCGTATGTTTGATTGTCATCATATATTCTTACATTAGAATTGTCTTGCGGACGGATGTAGTTTGTTGCGGTAGGCTTGTACCACCACATTGTTTCGCCGCCGGGAGGGGCATTCGGTAATGCTGTCCATGTTGATGCTGTGTTTTTTTTGTATTCTAAATCTCCGGCTCTTTCTCTGAACCCGTATCCGGTACTTCCGAATATACCGTCAAAATTAATATATTCTCCGGAGGAAATATTGTTCAGGAAATCGACATTTCCGTCATTTCTGAAAACAGCCATATCAATTCCGTCATCTTGTATAACATAAAAGGCAGTTCCTATTAAATTATAAACTAAATTGTAGCCTGTTCCGGCAGTACCTAAATCAATATTTGTATGTTCAGATAATGAACCTCCTAACTTCACGGTATTTGAAGCGTTTTCGGTTAAGCCGTTTTCGAATGTATATGTTCCGTTTGTAAATTTTGTCCAGGACGTTCCGGTATAGTAATAGTAGCCCGGAGTTACATCACTTATTGTTGCAGTATTGTATATCATTAAACCTGTTGCCGGACTTGTTACGGATGTGTTATCACTTGTTCCGGTAAGTGCGACATTCGGTATAAGCAAACCTTTGTTATTAACATCACTCATGTCAAGAATAGAACTGGCATGCGGTAAACTTCCTGAAGTATTAATACTTACTGATTGAGAATCAGCACTTATGTAAAAGAAAATCAAAGTTATTGCCAACAGAGTTTTTGATAAGTTAATGTTACAAGTCATCACCATGAAATAAAATTTAAAAAGCAAATGTAATAAATTTATTTTGATTTTTCAACTTTAATTTTGTACGATTTAATTTTATTGTAATTTGAGATTTTCTGAATATTAATAAAGTATCTTCCTTTACTAATATCATAAAGTAATATGTTTTCCTCATTTTCAATGTTTTCAATGATTTTTTCTTGAATAATTTTTTCGTTAAAAAAAACAGTTATTTTAATTTTAGGAAACTCATATTCGGATTTTGAGACAGTAATTTTGTATGTTTGAGGTTTTGATGTATTTAAATCAAAATATAGCCAATCAAATCTGTCGTAAAATTGTTTTTTTTTGCTCTTTGTGAGAATTTCATGAAATGTATGTGTTTGTATTGTTCTTAAAAAGATTTCGGAAGCAGTATTTTTTGTATTATCAGGTTCAAAATAATCAAAGTTATAATTCTCAAAGTTTTTATTTTCATCAGACCAATATTTTGAGTATTTATTTTTTGAAGCTGTATATAGCATTAGTGCAATTTGTTCCTGAGTAAAGTTATTTCTGCATTCTCTGTTTTTTGTATATGACATTATGTTATCTGTAGCAGGCTTATATTCTTCTCCGTATTTATCTTTTACATTCCGGCCTGTATATTTACAATTATCATCGGTGTAATTTGAAAGATTAGGTTCGGCAGGTGTATCGCATAAACCGTCACCTTTTTTTTCGCACATTAAGGTATTTGTTCCCGGAATTAATCTTGTTCTGCTTACAGGTTCACTTTTTATTTTGCTTTTCCAATGTTTATGCGGATGTTTTAAACCGAGATAATGACCTATTTCATGAGTCAGCGTTGAAGAAGATACACCTTTTGCAATAATAATACCTTTTGAGAATGAATTGTATGTACCCGAAAAGTTTTTTGGAATATTAAAAACTCGATTCATCTTTAACTTTTCAGCAACATATATATTAATGCACGATTTCGATTTTCTTTTTAAAGTTTGAAAGGGAGCTTGGTTTAAATATTTAAGTTTAAACAGCCTGTCTTTATCTATATATTCAATATCCGGACGCAGATAAAATCTTATTCCCGTGTTGTTTGTTGAATGATAGTGATTTAGGTTTCTGAGATGTTCTTTTATTTGTATTTCGGAAAGACCGCCTGTTCCGTCAGATTTTCGATATATCCAAAACTTAACAGGAATTCTGTATTTAATATTTTCGATATACGGATTATAATTGCAATAATCAAGGTGCAATTTTATTTTCTCATAGTTTCTGAAACTTAAATTTTTTGAAAAAGTTTTTCCGATATGTCCGCATATTTCTTCCTGAAAAAATTGTGCATAATTAACAGTTGTAAAAAACAAAAAATAAGATAATATTATTATTCTTTTTAATGACATTAAGATAGGATATAGTTTTAGAACATATTAGGATAATAAACAAATATTAATTTTGATAAAACTAAGATTTTTTGCAACTTTACTGCTTGAAAAATTAAACCATAAAAGTAATAATTATGAAAAAACTAACAATTATATTTTTAATCAGTCTTTCATTCAGTTTTTCATCTTGCGATATTTTGATGCAAATTCTTGAAGATGCAAGCTCACAAACAAGTTTAACAAATTCAGAAGTTGTTAAAGGATTAAAAGAGGCATTAAATGTAGGAACAAATTCTTCTGTTAAGGTTTTAAACGCAAACGACGGATATTTTAAAGATAATGCAGTTAAAATTTTACTTCCTCCCGAAGCAAATGTTATTGTAGAAAACATACAAAAAGTTCCGGGTTTGGGACAAAAAGCAATAGATGATTTAGTTTTAAGAATTAATCGTTCTGCCGAAGATGCTGCTTCAGAAGCAAAACCTATTTTTATTGATGCCGTAAGAACCATGACAATACAAGACGGGATGACAATATTGAAAGGTAACAATACAGCTGCAACAACTTATTTAAAAAATAAGACTTATAATAAATTAGTTTCGGCATTTAAGCCTAAAATAAATACTTCGCTTAATAAAAAGTTAGTGGGAAATATATCTACAAACAAAGCATGGACGGATATAACAACACTATACAATAAGGTTGCCCCTTTTATAGGGAAGCCTAAAGTTAATACCAGTTTGTCTGATTATGTAACAAGGCGTGCATTAGACGGTTTATTTTTTAAAGTAGGCGAGGAGGAGAAAAAAATCAGAGCCAATCCGCTGAATTATGTCAGCGACATAATAAAAAAAGTTTTCGGTTATGCCAAAAACAACAAATAATTCTATTTAACCGGAAACATAAGTTTTCGGTTTTTTTATTTTAAAAAGTAAAGTTATGACTAATACACCTATTGATTCAAAAATAGTTAAAAGGATTTTAGAAGAAATGCACTTTGATAATGTTGCAAATGCTTCAATTCGGGAGATTGTCAGATTAGCAAATAGAATTGAAGAAGAATCCGGAGAGAAGTTTATCAGAATGGAAATGGGAGTTCCCGGTATTGATGTTTCTGAAATAGCATTTAATGCTGAAGTTGAAGCCTT
Coding sequences:
- a CDS encoding DUF4197 domain-containing protein codes for the protein MKKLTIIFLISLSFSFSSCDILMQILEDASSQTSLTNSEVVKGLKEALNVGTNSSVKVLNANDGYFKDNAVKILLPPEANVIVENIQKVPGLGQKAIDDLVLRINRSAEDAASEAKPIFIDAVRTMTIQDGMTILKGNNTAATTYLKNKTYNKLVSAFKPKINTSLNKKLVGNISTNKAWTDITTLYNKVAPFIGKPKVNTSLSDYVTRRALDGLFFKVGEEEKKIRANPLNYVSDIIKKVFGYAKNNK
- a CDS encoding GEVED domain-containing protein, translating into MKQRSLLILILIFAFITHNQIFAQNKVYPTVIKKPVGFEITKPLKDNPVITGFEKQYEEFYMNKHRDRIIDPSITPPDFKSMPVDPNVQKEQGRIKNSKGLLKNYVGQNSSSYPPDCNGTAGPNHYFQVVNLTYAIYNKSDGVKVAGPSALNSIFNSTLPGAGYNDGDPIVLWDEQADRWFYSEFSLGGANDYMLIAVSTTNDPTGTWYSWSFDVDDTPDYMKFGIWQDGYYMSTNTSNGNDVYVFERSKMIAGDPNPQMIAFDNPNRPSTFDGFHCIQPLDNDGLWAPAGTPGQFITIADNGQNNPSDALYIYELNADWITPSNSTFVRTQTINVNSFSGNFTSDWKNIPQPGTTQKLDAISTVLMYRAQYRNFSGTQKIVCTHTIAETSTESAIRWYELENTGSGWSIAQQGTYNPDNISRWNASIAMNDLGQIGMGYAVSNGTSTYPGIRYCGQTSNAPSGVMDVAETVIKTGQYSQTAAERWGDYSNISVDPSDGKTFWYTSEYMGSSTHGTQIAAFTIDEASCTPPSSQASNFSANSIGDNTMTISWTRGSGNSVMLVAHEASVVNADPVSGTSYTSNSVFGSGSQIGTGNYVLYRGTGSSVSISGLTQGTTYYFAVYEYNTADNCYNTTELSGNATTTGVSYCASAGNSVADEWINRVTIGTIDNTSGANGGYADFTSMSFDIAEGTPETITIYPAWGGQTYSEGYAVWIDINQDGDFNDTNELVFSNAASQSTSVSGTITIPSGTILGNTRMRVSMKYNAIPTQCEAFSYGEVEDYTVNIINAGDTQAPTAPSNLSSSSVTSNSLTISWTASTDNVAVTGYEVFKDGTSLGTVTGTSASVTGLTPETQYSFYVKAYDAAGNKSNASNTISVTTAVEADTQAPTAPSSLAFANVTQISVDLSWTASTDNVGVTGYKIYKDGTLLTSVTGTSYTVNGLSAATTYQFYVIATDAAGNTSSQSNTVSVTTQSGGISYCTSKGNSVADEWIDRVICGDIDNNSGANAGYGDFTYLSTPLYKGNSASITITPAWSGTVYSEGYSVWIDYNQDGDFADAGEQVFSLAATKDTPINGSFTVSASAINGETRMRISMKYNGIPTSCEAFSYGEVEDYTVNIQDGGDLQAPTAPANLTSSNITQTSVLLSWTAATDNVGVTGYDIYKDGVFLINTTGTSYTVNSLTASTSYSFYVKAKDAAGNVSTASNTVNITTLSVPDTQAPTAPASLTTSNITSTSLNLNWTASTDDVGVAGYYIYQGGTNIASTANLSYTVSGLSPSTSYSFYIKAYDAAGNISAASNTVNPTTTAGATYCASKGNSVADEWIQKVVCGSINNNSGANGGYADFTSMSTNINIGVSQSITITPGWAGTVYSEGYSVWIDYNQDGDFADAGEQVFSLAATKNTPVSGSFTVPSGTITGNTRMRVSMKYNAIPTACEAFSYGEVEDYTVNIISSGADTQAPTAPTSLAASNITQTTVDLSWSASTDNVGVSNYNVYKDGALLGTVTGTSAQVTGLTAGTSYSFYVTAEDAAGNVSGQSNTINITTSPATVTYCTSKGNNVSDEWIQRVVCGSIDNNSGVNAGYADFTAMSTNMTRNSIYSITIYPTWSATVYSEGYSVWIDYNQDGDFDDAGEQVFTNAKTTATSVNGSFTIPASATIGSTRMRVSMQYNTIPLPCGNFDYGEVEDYTIVIGAKSYTTEKNNLYIYPNPAQNIITVYLKNMNENSIVQIYSITGSLIKEVQISEYNNQINISDLPNGIYNLRLIQNNKLVTGRFIKQ